A genomic stretch from Cryomorphaceae bacterium 1068 includes:
- the cysS gene encoding cysteine--tRNA ligase, whose product MESKLKIFNTLTREKVEFEPLNPPHVGLYVCGPTVYSDVHLGNVRSFLAFDIVFRYLSHLGYKVRYVRNITDVGHLSDDADQGEDKIAKKARLEQIEPMEVVQKYTYGFHDVMGIFNILPPSIEPTATGHIIEQIEMIKQIIDRDFGYVVDGSVYFDVRKFNNEFGYGKLSGRNIDDLQNNTRTLDGQEQKRDPLDFAIWKKAEKGHIMYWPSPWGQGFPGWHLECSAMSRKYLGEEFDIHGGGMDLKFPHHDCEIAQNIGATGKAGPRIWMHGNMLTVQGRKMAKSEGNGFTPEELITGNHKLLEQGYSPMTVRFFMLQSHYSSTLDFSNDALRGAEKGFKRLMDSHNRLQELTTSDTSSVQIDDLVVKCKAAMNDDFNTPILLSHLFEGVKMINLIDSGKEKISEEDLNKLKTLFDEYIFDILGFRNESDEAASGGEVTDGLMDLVIKLRQSAKLNKDFTTADQIRNELTKLGVVLKDSPEGTTYEIG is encoded by the coding sequence ATGGAATCCAAACTCAAAATCTTCAATACCCTAACTAGGGAAAAAGTAGAATTCGAGCCTCTCAATCCCCCACACGTAGGCCTTTATGTTTGTGGCCCCACTGTGTACAGCGATGTGCATTTAGGAAATGTTAGATCATTTCTCGCTTTCGACATTGTATTCAGGTATCTGAGCCATTTGGGATATAAAGTACGTTACGTCAGAAATATCACTGATGTCGGTCACCTTTCGGATGATGCCGACCAGGGTGAAGATAAGATTGCAAAGAAGGCACGTCTCGAGCAGATAGAGCCTATGGAAGTAGTACAGAAATACACTTATGGATTTCACGATGTCATGGGAATCTTCAATATTCTACCTCCTTCTATTGAGCCTACGGCTACAGGACATATCATTGAGCAAATCGAAATGATCAAACAGATCATCGATCGAGATTTTGGTTATGTGGTTGATGGATCAGTGTATTTCGATGTTCGGAAATTCAATAATGAATTCGGATATGGTAAGCTCTCGGGACGCAACATTGACGACCTGCAGAATAATACCCGAACCCTCGATGGACAGGAACAGAAAAGAGATCCGCTCGACTTTGCTATTTGGAAGAAAGCCGAGAAAGGACATATCATGTATTGGCCATCACCTTGGGGTCAAGGCTTTCCGGGCTGGCACCTCGAGTGCTCGGCCATGAGCCGAAAGTATCTGGGCGAAGAATTTGATATCCACGGAGGTGGAATGGATTTGAAATTCCCCCACCACGATTGTGAAATCGCTCAAAATATCGGAGCTACAGGAAAGGCCGGGCCACGCATCTGGATGCATGGAAACATGCTCACCGTTCAGGGAAGAAAAATGGCCAAGAGCGAAGGAAATGGATTTACTCCTGAGGAGTTGATCACGGGAAACCACAAGCTTTTGGAGCAAGGATATTCGCCCATGACCGTCCGCTTCTTTATGTTGCAGAGTCATTACTCAAGCACGCTCGACTTTTCTAATGATGCCCTTAGAGGAGCCGAGAAAGGATTTAAGCGTCTCATGGATAGCCATAATCGCCTTCAAGAATTGACTACCTCTGACACCTCTTCTGTGCAAATAGACGACTTGGTAGTAAAGTGTAAAGCTGCAATGAACGACGATTTCAATACGCCCATTCTACTGTCGCACTTATTCGAAGGAGTGAAAATGATCAACCTGATCGATAGCGGAAAAGAAAAGATCTCTGAAGAGGATTTGAACAAGTTGAAAACGCTCTTTGACGAGTATATTTTCGACATACTTGGTTTCCGAAACGAATCGGATGAAGCTGCTTCAGGAGGCGAAGTCACGGATGGTTTGATGGATTTGGTCATAAAGCTGCGACAATCAGCCAAGTTAAACAAGGACTTCACCACTGCTGATCAGATCAGGAATGAGCTTACCAAACTTGGTGTTGTTCTAAAAGATTCGCCGGAAGGAACCACTTACGAGATCGGATAA
- a CDS encoding toxin-antitoxin system YwqK family antitoxin, with protein sequence MRTLQNSFLRVFSTFIVVFCLTSICRGGEEINAVDDNGNRQGYWKITGSMTLEDGFRENQIVEEGNYENNKKIGVWKKYYPSGTLRNEITFKNNLPRGLYKVYYPNGKLEEEGNWQGNKNVGAFKRYHKNGSIAQEFNFTSAGKRDGVQNYYYENGNLQLSVEVADGVANGLYKTFYPDGNPKLTQVIANGILNENSVKTFEPARTEYAKIEMPEVPENIKASAGNEKTRVPEFEQSGQNALYNQRKQVTQIGEFKNGRLWNGKWHRYDANGTLKKVEVYQEGKFVGYGLLEDANN encoded by the coding sequence ATGCGCACCCTACAAAATTCATTCTTACGTGTTTTCAGCACCTTTATTGTGGTGTTTTGTCTCACCTCCATCTGTCGTGGAGGTGAGGAGATCAATGCTGTTGATGACAATGGAAACAGGCAAGGCTATTGGAAAATAACAGGTTCTATGACATTGGAGGATGGTTTTCGCGAGAATCAAATAGTTGAAGAAGGGAATTACGAAAACAACAAGAAAATCGGTGTTTGGAAAAAGTACTACCCTTCAGGGACATTGAGGAATGAAATTACATTTAAAAACAATCTCCCTCGAGGTCTGTACAAGGTTTACTATCCGAATGGAAAACTAGAGGAAGAGGGAAATTGGCAAGGGAACAAGAATGTGGGAGCATTTAAGCGCTACCACAAAAATGGATCGATCGCTCAAGAATTCAACTTTACATCAGCAGGAAAAAGAGATGGCGTGCAGAATTACTATTACGAAAATGGCAATCTTCAACTATCTGTAGAAGTAGCAGATGGTGTTGCGAACGGTCTGTACAAGACTTTCTACCCTGATGGAAATCCCAAGTTGACTCAAGTCATTGCTAATGGAATTTTAAACGAAAATTCGGTAAAAACATTTGAGCCGGCCAGGACTGAATACGCTAAAATTGAAATGCCTGAAGTCCCGGAAAACATTAAAGCGTCTGCTGGGAATGAAAAAACCCGCGTTCCGGAATTTGAACAGAGTGGGCAAAACGCGCTGTATAACCAGAGAAAGCAAGTAACGCAAATCGGTGAGTTTAAAAACGGAAGACTTTGGAATGGTAAATGGCATCGATATGATGCAAACGGTACACTCAAAAAAGTAGAGGTTTATCAAGAAGGAAAGTTTGTAGGATATGGCCTCCTTGAAGATGCCAACAATTAA
- a CDS encoding NAD-dependent epimerase/dehydratase family protein codes for MPSNILVIGAAGQIGTELTLKLREIHGTDRVIATDIKDSPPEALLAGPFETLNILDKERLFEVVSKNNVDEIYLLAALLSATAEQNPALGWDLNMNGLSNVLDIARDGHIKRIFWPSSIAVFGPHTPKDRTPQRTIMEPTTVYGITKVAGESWCEYYHKRYGIDIRSVRFPGIVGYKSAPGGGTTDYAVHIFHEAIKNGNYECFLSENAELPMMYMPDAIKSILEIMNTPEENISLRTSYNISGVSFTPKTLSEAIQKQMPGFSISYQPDYRDLIAKSWPSSLDDSLARKDWGWKPDFGLEDLVSDMLVNLRAVV; via the coding sequence ATGCCTTCAAACATCTTAGTGATCGGTGCTGCCGGTCAAATCGGTACCGAGCTGACGCTCAAATTGCGCGAGATCCACGGAACCGATAGAGTCATTGCAACGGATATTAAAGATTCGCCTCCGGAAGCTCTTTTGGCAGGGCCTTTCGAAACTTTGAATATTCTTGACAAAGAGCGACTTTTTGAAGTAGTCAGCAAAAACAATGTCGACGAGATTTACCTCCTTGCAGCTTTGCTATCGGCTACAGCCGAACAAAATCCTGCACTGGGTTGGGATTTGAACATGAACGGACTGAGCAATGTGCTGGATATCGCAAGAGACGGGCATATCAAGCGAATCTTTTGGCCGAGCTCGATCGCAGTTTTCGGACCGCATACACCAAAAGACCGAACCCCGCAGCGCACCATAATGGAACCAACTACGGTTTACGGCATCACTAAAGTCGCTGGTGAGAGTTGGTGCGAATATTACCACAAACGCTACGGGATTGATATCAGGAGTGTGCGTTTCCCTGGAATTGTCGGCTACAAAAGCGCACCCGGTGGAGGCACTACCGATTACGCCGTTCACATTTTTCACGAAGCCATCAAGAATGGGAACTACGAGTGTTTTCTCAGCGAAAATGCAGAGTTACCAATGATGTACATGCCCGACGCCATCAAGTCTATACTTGAAATCATGAATACTCCTGAAGAGAATATCTCGCTTCGCACATCGTATAATATCTCAGGTGTTTCTTTTACTCCCAAAACACTTAGCGAAGCCATTCAAAAACAAATGCCTGGTTTCAGTATTTCGTACCAGCCTGATTATAGAGACCTTATAGCTAAAAGTTGGCCTTCATCGCTTGACGACAGTCTAGCGCGAAAAGATTGGGGTTGGAAGCCTGATTTCGGCCTTGAAGATTTAGTGAGTGACATGCTGGTAAACCTTCGAGCGGTAGTCTAA
- a CDS encoding homogentisate 1,2-dioxygenase: MPFYHQLGKIPHKRHTVFKKPDGELYYEQLFGTVGFDGMSSLLYHLHRPTQVSDLGNTLDVSPKIAVEKNLKSYRLKGFQVPSEDDFLESRKPVLVNSDCYIELASPRKSMTDYFYKNADADEVIFVHRGKGTLKTFLGDLTFSYGDYLVIPRGMIYQIHFDTEDNKLFIVQSFSPVYTPKRYRNYFGQLLEHSPFCERDIRRPENLNPIDEKGSFLMKIKKEDMLYHFSYATHPFDVVGWDGYNYPYAFSIHDFEPITGRVHQPPPVHQTFETSAFVICSFCPRIYDYHPEAIPAPYNHSNIDSDEVLYYVDGDFMSRNDIDAGHISLHPAGIPHGPHPGAAERSIGKKDTEELAVMVDTFRPLKLTTHAIEIADDTYWKSWLDHD; this comes from the coding sequence ATGCCTTTTTATCATCAACTCGGAAAGATTCCACACAAACGTCACACGGTATTTAAAAAGCCCGATGGAGAGCTCTACTACGAGCAGCTTTTTGGCACCGTAGGTTTCGACGGAATGTCTTCACTTCTCTATCATCTGCATCGCCCTACTCAGGTCAGTGATCTGGGAAATACATTGGATGTCTCCCCAAAAATCGCCGTTGAGAAGAACCTCAAATCATATCGATTGAAAGGATTTCAAGTTCCGAGTGAGGATGACTTTTTGGAAAGTAGAAAACCCGTTTTGGTGAACAGCGATTGCTATATCGAATTGGCTTCCCCCAGAAAGTCAATGACGGATTACTTCTACAAAAATGCAGATGCCGATGAAGTGATTTTCGTTCATCGAGGAAAAGGAACACTCAAGACCTTTTTGGGGGACCTTACCTTCTCTTACGGCGATTACTTGGTTATTCCGCGTGGAATGATTTATCAAATACACTTTGATACAGAAGACAATAAATTATTCATCGTTCAGTCTTTCAGTCCTGTTTATACCCCAAAGCGTTATCGCAATTACTTTGGTCAACTTTTAGAGCATTCACCTTTTTGTGAAAGAGACATTCGAAGGCCTGAAAACTTAAATCCGATTGACGAAAAAGGCAGCTTCTTGATGAAGATTAAGAAGGAAGATATGCTTTACCACTTTTCATATGCCACACATCCATTTGATGTGGTCGGTTGGGATGGGTATAATTATCCTTACGCCTTTTCGATCCACGATTTTGAGCCCATTACGGGAAGGGTTCATCAGCCACCTCCCGTGCATCAGACTTTCGAAACTTCCGCGTTTGTGATTTGCTCGTTTTGCCCAAGGATATACGATTATCATCCAGAAGCTATTCCCGCACCTTACAATCATTCCAATATCGATTCGGACGAAGTGCTCTACTATGTAGATGGCGACTTTATGAGTCGAAATGACATTGATGCGGGACACATCAGCCTGCACCCCGCGGGAATTCCTCATGGACCACACCCTGGCGCTGCTGAGCGAAGCATTGGAAAAAAAGATACTGAAGAACTGGCCGTGATGGTCGATACCTTCAGACCACTAAAGCTTACGACTCATGCGATCGAAATTGCTGATGACACTTACTGGAAGTCTTGGCTCGATCACGACTAA
- the hppD gene encoding 4-hydroxyphenylpyruvate dioxygenase → MESTSESTLNLKKINPEAEDFLPLNGTDYVELYVGNAKQSAHYYKTAFGFQAEAYSGLETGRKDQVSYVLRQDKIRLVLTTPLTPASPINEHIRKHGDGVKVVALWVDDATKSWEETTKRGAKSFLEPETVEDQDGHIVRSGIHTYGETIHIFIERKNYNGVFLPGYRKWESDYNPESTGLKYIDHMVGNVGWGEMNKWVDFYAKVMGFAQLISFDDKDISTEYTALMSKVMSNGNGRIKFPINEPAKGKKKSQIEEYIDFYEGAGVQHIALATDNIIETVTSLQSRGVEFLYVPETYYETVLDRVGEIDEDLAPLKKLGILIDRDDEGYLLQIFTKPVVDRPTMFFEIIQRKGAKSFGKGNFKALFEAIEREQESRGTL, encoded by the coding sequence ATGGAATCAACTTCAGAATCTACACTCAATCTTAAAAAAATAAATCCCGAGGCGGAGGATTTTCTTCCCCTTAACGGAACTGATTACGTAGAGCTTTACGTTGGAAACGCAAAGCAATCCGCCCACTATTACAAGACGGCATTCGGCTTTCAAGCAGAAGCCTACTCTGGTCTTGAGACGGGCCGGAAGGATCAGGTTTCTTACGTATTGCGCCAAGACAAAATCAGATTGGTGCTCACTACACCACTCACTCCCGCTAGCCCGATTAACGAACACATTCGTAAGCATGGAGACGGAGTAAAGGTAGTGGCCCTTTGGGTGGATGATGCCACCAAATCTTGGGAAGAAACGACTAAAAGAGGAGCAAAATCATTTTTAGAACCTGAGACTGTCGAAGATCAGGATGGCCATATTGTTCGTTCGGGAATTCACACTTATGGTGAGACCATTCACATTTTCATTGAGCGCAAAAATTACAACGGTGTTTTCTTGCCTGGCTATAGAAAATGGGAAAGTGACTACAACCCAGAATCTACCGGCTTGAAGTACATCGACCACATGGTTGGAAATGTTGGATGGGGTGAGATGAATAAATGGGTTGATTTTTACGCCAAGGTGATGGGCTTTGCGCAATTGATTTCATTCGACGACAAGGACATTAGTACTGAGTACACTGCCTTAATGAGTAAGGTAATGAGCAATGGAAATGGTCGAATCAAATTCCCGATCAACGAGCCCGCTAAAGGCAAGAAAAAATCTCAGATCGAGGAGTATATTGACTTTTATGAAGGTGCAGGGGTGCAACATATTGCGCTGGCCACTGACAATATTATCGAAACGGTTACGTCTTTGCAGAGTCGGGGAGTGGAGTTCTTGTACGTCCCCGAGACCTATTATGAAACCGTATTGGACAGGGTAGGAGAGATCGACGAAGATCTTGCACCGCTCAAGAAACTTGGGATTTTGATAGACCGCGATGATGAGGGATACTTGCTTCAGATTTTTACCAAGCCTGTTGTTGACAGACCAACCATGTTCTTTGAAATCATTCAGCGTAAAGGGGCAAAGAGTTTTGGTAAAGGAAACTTCAAAGCACTTTTCGAAGCAATTGAGCGTGAACAAGAGTCGCGAGGTACACTCTAA
- the aspS gene encoding aspartate--tRNA ligase yields MHRSHTCGELRIEHVGESTTLSGWVQRSRDLGGMTFVDLRDRYGLTQVVFNIESNADLCEQARKLGREFVVKIEGTVSERSNKNPNMLTGDIEIEASALTVLNSSKTPPFTIEDETDGGDELRMKYRYLDLRRNPVQKSLMLRHKLAIATRSYLDGQGFLEIETPYLIKSTPEGARDFVVPSRMNPGEFYALPQSPQTFKQLLMVSGYDRYFQIVRCFRDEDLRADRQPEFTQIDCEMAFVEQEDILNTFEGLTKNLFKEVLDVTLGDFPRMDYAVAMEKYGSDKPDIRFGMEINNISRYAQGKGFNVFDSAESILAINVEGGSEMSRKQLDALTDWVKRPQIGAKGLVYVKYQEEGSFKSSVDKFYSSEDLEEWCKACGGKVGDLLLVLSGDLNKTQKQIGELRLHMANQLGLRDSKVFAPLWVVDFPLMEWDEDEQRYFAMHHPFTSPKPEDLDKLKSATGEVRANAYDLVINGVEIGGGSIRIHDKEEQAQVFDLLGFTKEEAQAQFGFLMNAFEYGAPPHGGIAFGFDRLCSLFGGSESIRDYIAFPKNNSGRDVMIDAPAQVDDAQLTELGLKLNLEK; encoded by the coding sequence ATGCATAGATCACACACTTGCGGAGAATTACGCATTGAACACGTCGGAGAATCAACTACTCTATCAGGTTGGGTTCAACGATCGAGAGATTTAGGAGGAATGACCTTCGTCGATTTGAGAGACCGATATGGTCTTACTCAAGTGGTATTCAACATTGAGTCCAATGCTGATCTATGCGAACAAGCCAGAAAGCTGGGTCGCGAATTTGTGGTGAAAATCGAAGGAACTGTAAGCGAGCGAAGCAATAAAAATCCCAATATGCTCACCGGCGATATTGAGATTGAAGCTTCAGCATTGACCGTATTAAACTCCAGCAAAACTCCTCCTTTTACCATTGAGGATGAAACCGACGGTGGAGACGAGTTGAGAATGAAGTACCGCTATTTGGACTTACGTCGAAATCCTGTACAGAAAAGCTTGATGCTTCGCCATAAATTAGCCATTGCCACCAGATCTTACTTAGATGGCCAGGGATTTTTAGAAATCGAAACACCCTATTTAATTAAATCTACTCCTGAAGGTGCTAGGGACTTTGTCGTTCCTAGCAGAATGAATCCGGGAGAATTCTATGCACTACCTCAATCACCGCAGACGTTTAAGCAATTGCTGATGGTGAGTGGATACGATCGCTACTTTCAGATTGTGCGCTGCTTCCGCGACGAAGATTTGCGGGCTGATCGTCAACCAGAGTTTACTCAGATTGACTGCGAGATGGCGTTTGTAGAACAAGAAGATATCCTGAACACTTTTGAGGGTCTGACCAAGAATCTTTTCAAAGAAGTTCTGGATGTTACCCTTGGTGATTTTCCTAGAATGGACTATGCGGTTGCCATGGAGAAGTACGGATCGGATAAACCTGATATCCGCTTCGGAATGGAAATCAACAATATTTCAAGGTATGCACAAGGCAAAGGGTTCAACGTATTTGACAGTGCTGAATCCATTCTGGCTATCAATGTAGAAGGTGGGAGCGAGATGAGCCGTAAGCAACTCGATGCCCTCACTGACTGGGTGAAGCGACCACAGATTGGCGCCAAAGGTTTGGTATACGTGAAGTACCAGGAAGAAGGAAGTTTCAAGTCTTCTGTGGATAAATTTTACTCTTCAGAAGACCTCGAAGAATGGTGTAAAGCCTGCGGCGGAAAGGTCGGCGACTTGTTGCTCGTTTTGAGCGGTGATTTGAATAAAACGCAGAAACAAATCGGTGAATTGAGACTCCATATGGCCAATCAACTTGGCCTACGAGACTCCAAGGTTTTCGCTCCGCTTTGGGTAGTTGATTTTCCTTTAATGGAATGGGACGAAGACGAGCAGCGGTATTTTGCCATGCATCACCCGTTTACTTCGCCAAAGCCCGAGGACTTGGACAAACTCAAATCAGCCACGGGTGAAGTGAGAGCCAATGCCTACGACTTGGTGATCAACGGAGTTGAAATCGGAGGAGGTTCGATTAGAATTCACGATAAGGAGGAGCAAGCACAAGTGTTTGATTTGCTAGGGTTTACGAAGGAGGAAGCGCAAGCACAGTTTGGATTTTTGATGAACGCTTTTGAATACGGCGCACCTCCACATGGTGGAATCGCATTCGGTTTTGACCGTCTCTGCTCACTTTTCGGAGGATCGGAATCGATCAGAGATTACATTGCTTTCCCGAAAAACAACTCAGGAAGAGATGTAATGATCGATGCTCCCGCGCAAGTTGATGATGCTCAGTTGACGGAATTGGGTTTGAAGCTCAATCTTGAAAAATAA
- a CDS encoding nucleoside deaminase, with protein MQTSGDDFFMKQALREAQSAYEENEVPVGAVVVCNDRIIARAHNLTERLTDVTAHAEMQVITAAADFLGGKYLNQCTLYVSLEPCPMCAGALGWAQLKRLVFGAYDERKGYSQLSENLLHPKTEVKGGVMGDDSAELLRRFFQERRKKS; from the coding sequence ATGCAAACAAGTGGTGATGATTTCTTTATGAAGCAAGCGTTGAGAGAGGCTCAGTCGGCTTATGAAGAAAATGAAGTGCCCGTAGGGGCTGTAGTGGTTTGCAATGACCGCATTATTGCGCGTGCCCACAATCTTACCGAAAGGTTGACCGATGTTACCGCTCACGCCGAGATGCAAGTGATTACTGCTGCCGCAGATTTCTTGGGTGGTAAGTACCTCAATCAATGCACACTTTATGTCTCTTTGGAACCATGCCCTATGTGCGCGGGTGCATTGGGTTGGGCTCAATTGAAGCGGTTGGTATTTGGAGCTTATGACGAACGAAAGGGTTATAGCCAGCTTTCTGAAAATCTGCTTCATCCCAAAACTGAAGTGAAGGGCGGTGTAATGGGAGATGACAGTGCCGAACTATTGCGTCGCTTTTTTCAAGAGAGAAGAAAAAAGTCATAG
- a CDS encoding BrxA/BrxB family bacilliredoxin — protein MYPPELVAPMKEDLTQAGFSELHTAEEVDQVLSEAEGTTLVVVNSVCGCAAGAARPGIKMSLDGSKKPSKLTTVFAGVDREAVDRARQYFLPYPPSSPAIGLFKDGKLVHFIERHHIEGRPAEMIAENLKMAYEEYC, from the coding sequence ATGTACCCACCGGAATTAGTTGCACCAATGAAGGAAGACCTCACTCAAGCAGGTTTTTCTGAACTACATACGGCAGAAGAAGTTGATCAAGTACTTTCAGAGGCAGAAGGCACTACCTTGGTGGTAGTGAACTCTGTTTGCGGATGTGCTGCAGGGGCTGCTCGGCCAGGTATCAAAATGTCACTTGACGGATCCAAAAAGCCATCCAAATTAACGACTGTTTTTGCAGGGGTTGATCGCGAAGCTGTCGATCGAGCTCGTCAGTACTTTTTGCCTTACCCGCCATCATCACCTGCTATCGGTCTTTTTAAAGACGGTAAGTTGGTTCACTTTATCGAAAGACACCATATTGAAGGTCGTCCGGCTGAAATGATTGCCGAAAACCTGAAGATGGCTTACGAGGAATACTGCTAA
- a CDS encoding redoxin family protein, with amino-acid sequence MKKNLKLTLGLLALAAFAITTAFTISEGREEILEIGSKAPKVDMPMMDISGDKVALKEIAGRNGLLVIFSCNTCPFVVGNGSKSEGWEGRYPGLYDAASSAGIGMVMVNSNEAKRDAGDSMDDMKQRYKEQGLKGRYVLDKKHVLADAFGALTTPHVFLFDANMKLIYKGAIDDSVDSAEDVKEPYLLNAIKMHVSGGKVDPNSTKQLGCSIKRVKA; translated from the coding sequence ATGAAAAAGAATTTAAAATTGACTTTGGGACTACTTGCCTTGGCTGCTTTTGCCATTACAACAGCGTTTACTATTTCTGAAGGGAGAGAAGAAATCTTGGAAATCGGATCCAAGGCACCGAAAGTGGATATGCCGATGATGGATATCTCAGGCGACAAAGTAGCGCTGAAAGAGATTGCCGGTAGGAACGGGTTATTGGTGATTTTTAGCTGCAATACATGTCCTTTTGTAGTGGGAAATGGAAGCAAGAGCGAAGGATGGGAAGGACGATATCCCGGTCTTTATGATGCCGCTTCATCTGCTGGGATAGGAATGGTAATGGTTAACAGCAATGAGGCAAAGCGAGATGCAGGTGATAGCATGGATGATATGAAGCAGCGCTACAAGGAGCAAGGGTTGAAAGGACGCTACGTTCTCGATAAAAAACATGTTTTGGCAGATGCTTTCGGGGCATTGACTACACCACATGTATTCCTCTTTGATGCAAACATGAAGTTGATTTACAAAGGTGCCATTGATGATTCAGTTGATAGCGCTGAAGATGTAAAAGAACCTTATCTGTTGAATGCTATCAAAATGCACGTGTCTGGTGGAAAGGTTGACCCTAACAGTACCAAGCAGTTGGGTTGCAGTATCAAACGCGTTAAAGCCTAG
- the purD gene encoding phosphoribosylamine--glycine ligase, with the protein MKVLILGSGGREHALAKKISKSPLCEKVFVAPGNGGSQAVAENVKIDISDFYSIAEKVADLGIHMLVVGPEAPLVEGIREYFEGSGEFSNLMIIGPGKEGAMLEGSKDFAKDFMKRHAIPTAPYATFGRGEVKEAQDFIDKTNAPYVLKADGLAGGKGVLILPNKEEAQHEIKLMLDDGKFGAASDKVVIENFLDGIEMSAFALTDGKNYLMLPYAKDYKRIGEGDTGLNTGGMGAVSPVPFADDELLKKIEERVVAPTVLGLERDNIPYVGFLFFGLMIVDGDPFVIEYNVRMGDPETEVVLPRITSDLLSHLKAAAQRSLEYDQLEKDERFATTVMLVSGGYPESYQKGMAIKMDGEVAQDQILFHAGTKSEGDQLTTSGGRVLACTAYGNDLESALTKSYDLADRIHFQGKYLRRDIGKDLLI; encoded by the coding sequence ATGAAAGTCTTAATCCTTGGTTCAGGTGGCCGCGAACACGCATTAGCCAAAAAGATTTCCAAGAGTCCGCTCTGCGAAAAGGTTTTCGTGGCTCCCGGAAATGGCGGAAGTCAGGCCGTAGCTGAGAATGTTAAAATAGATATCAGCGATTTCTATTCGATAGCCGAAAAGGTAGCAGATCTCGGAATACATATGCTGGTGGTTGGGCCCGAAGCTCCATTGGTAGAGGGAATCCGCGAATACTTTGAAGGATCAGGCGAGTTTAGCAACCTTATGATTATTGGTCCCGGAAAAGAAGGTGCTATGCTGGAAGGGAGTAAGGATTTTGCCAAGGATTTTATGAAGAGGCACGCTATCCCAACTGCACCGTACGCCACATTTGGAAGAGGTGAGGTCAAAGAAGCCCAAGATTTCATCGACAAGACAAATGCACCATACGTACTCAAAGCAGATGGTCTGGCAGGAGGAAAAGGAGTGCTCATATTGCCAAACAAGGAGGAAGCACAACACGAGATCAAACTGATGCTCGATGATGGGAAGTTTGGAGCGGCATCGGACAAAGTGGTCATCGAGAACTTTTTGGACGGAATAGAGATGTCGGCTTTTGCCCTAACCGATGGTAAGAATTATCTCATGTTGCCTTATGCGAAGGATTATAAGCGAATCGGCGAGGGCGATACCGGATTGAATACTGGTGGAATGGGCGCCGTGAGTCCGGTGCCATTTGCAGACGACGAACTGTTAAAGAAAATTGAAGAAAGAGTAGTGGCTCCTACTGTTCTCGGGCTGGAAAGAGATAATATTCCATATGTAGGCTTTTTATTTTTTGGATTGATGATCGTCGATGGAGATCCCTTTGTGATTGAGTACAATGTAAGAATGGGTGATCCGGAGACAGAAGTCGTCCTTCCGCGAATAACAAGTGATTTATTGTCCCATCTCAAAGCTGCCGCTCAAAGAAGTCTGGAGTATGACCAGCTCGAAAAGGACGAGCGGTTTGCTACGACGGTCATGTTGGTCTCAGGTGGATATCCTGAGAGCTATCAGAAAGGAATGGCTATAAAAATGGATGGCGAAGTAGCTCAAGATCAGATTCTGTTTCACGCGGGAACAAAATCAGAAGGGGACCAACTCACGACCTCAGGTGGTCGGGTACTCGCTTGTACCGCATATGGCAATGACCTTGAATCAGCACTAACCAAATCGTACGACTTGGCTGACAGAATTCACTTTCAAGGAAAATATCTCCGAAGAGATATTGGAAAAGACTTACTTATTTAA